A genomic segment from Amycolatopsis camponoti encodes:
- a CDS encoding GlxA family transcriptional regulator, translating to MPQEFSHRVVAIVTEESNPFEMGVATELFGLRRPELDRPWYDFTLCSATPDVRMNLGMFTLTGVAGIEAADTADTLIAPARPDTGVPTDPAVIAAIRRAADRGARLVSFCTGAFALAEAGVLDGRRATTHWQWATEFAARFPKVRWEPDVLFVDDGDVLTAAGSAASLDLGLHLIQRDHGAEVVNAVSRRLVFTGHRDGGQQQFIARPVPSVPDTSLAPVLAWALGRLDRPLTVNDLATRAATSPATLHRKFRAELGTTPLAWLTTERVTLACRLIERGELRLDRVASASGFGTAANLRLQLRRHTGLSPSAYRRRFGPAA from the coding sequence ATGCCGCAAGAATTCTCGCACCGGGTCGTCGCGATCGTGACCGAGGAGTCCAACCCGTTCGAGATGGGCGTCGCCACCGAGCTGTTCGGGCTGCGGCGGCCCGAGCTGGACCGGCCCTGGTACGACTTCACGCTCTGCTCCGCGACCCCGGACGTGCGGATGAACCTCGGCATGTTCACGCTCACCGGCGTCGCCGGGATCGAGGCCGCCGACACGGCGGACACGCTGATCGCGCCGGCCCGGCCGGACACCGGCGTGCCGACGGACCCGGCGGTCATCGCGGCGATCCGCCGGGCCGCCGACCGGGGCGCCCGGCTGGTCAGCTTCTGCACGGGCGCGTTCGCGCTCGCCGAAGCCGGCGTGCTCGACGGCAGGCGCGCGACGACCCACTGGCAGTGGGCCACCGAGTTCGCCGCCCGGTTCCCGAAGGTGCGCTGGGAGCCGGACGTGCTGTTCGTCGACGACGGCGACGTCCTCACGGCGGCCGGCAGCGCGGCGTCCCTCGACCTCGGCCTCCACCTGATCCAGCGCGACCACGGCGCCGAAGTCGTCAACGCGGTCAGCCGCCGGCTGGTCTTCACCGGCCACCGCGACGGCGGCCAGCAGCAGTTCATCGCGCGGCCGGTGCCGTCGGTGCCGGACACCTCGCTGGCCCCGGTGCTGGCGTGGGCGCTCGGCCGCCTGGACCGGCCGTTGACGGTGAACGATCTCGCGACCCGTGCGGCGACCAGCCCGGCGACGCTGCACCGGAAGTTCCGCGCGGAGCTCGGCACGACCCCGCTGGCGTGGCTGACGACCGAGCGCGTGACACTGGCCTGCCGCCTGATCGAACGCGGCGAGCTGCGCCTGGACCGGGTGGCGTCGGCGAGCGGCTTCGGCACGGCGGCGAACCTGCGCCTGCAGCTGAGGCGGCACACGGGGTTGAGCCCGAGCGCGTACCGCCGCCGCTTCGGCCCGGCCGCCTAG
- a CDS encoding GNAT family N-acetyltransferase: MPTTIAIAAVTWDDPDAVRLRAAQRTELDARYGTDDHEPGATPTAESVAVFLVARDTEGTAVGCGGLRLLEPGSGEVKRMYVDPAARGTGVATALLRALEDHARDLGIPRLLLETGTGQPDAMRFYRREGYEPIEAYGPYAGEPLSRCFARDL; this comes from the coding sequence GTGCCGACCACCATTGCCATCGCGGCCGTGACCTGGGACGATCCCGACGCCGTCCGGCTGCGCGCGGCCCAGCGCACCGAACTCGACGCGCGCTACGGCACCGACGACCACGAGCCCGGCGCCACGCCGACCGCCGAGTCCGTCGCGGTGTTCCTCGTCGCCCGGGACACCGAGGGCACCGCCGTCGGCTGCGGCGGACTCCGGCTCCTCGAGCCGGGCTCGGGCGAGGTCAAGCGCATGTACGTCGACCCGGCGGCCCGCGGAACCGGCGTCGCGACCGCCCTGCTGCGCGCACTCGAAGACCACGCACGCGACCTCGGCATTCCCCGGCTGCTGCTGGAGACCGGCACCGGGCAGCCCGACGCCATGCGCTTCTACCGGCGCGAGGGCTACGAACCCATCGAGGCGTACGGACCGTACGCCGGCGAGCCGCTGTCGCGCTGCTTCGCCCGCGACCTGTGA
- a CDS encoding alpha/beta hydrolase, producing the protein MSGVSKRLVTAAAAVLGSLVTAAPASAAPSIDWTPCADAPGVECGAVTVPIDWAHPDRGTASISLARRKATDPRARIGSVLMDPGGPGGAGAGEVKGGWSLSPEITQRFDTVGFDPRGIGGSTQIKCGLDEVIADHPEVPHNQAEFDQLAAYNRKLGESCNRLSGPLGQFADTESVARDMDAIRAALGEKKLTYYGVSYGTLMGQQYAELFPDKVRALVLDSNMDHSQFTASGFLDSETRSLQAEFGEFVKWCGRTPSCALHGRDVSKLTRDLQDKAARGELKDPRSEEVITPLSLSSIIQGSFYGPSWDRLATVLKSFADGTPPAASVRLKDDIPVNTVFQSVFCDDWRLPVHSYAELEAYRRTAAAFAPDVKVNSLGWQAVTACIGWPNRTSNPQHPLQVHGAPPLLMLSSEYDPATPYAWSQAAARQSGSTLLTYDGWGHGAYGKNSPCVIKATDDYLITGKLPARGTHCAAVEPGSAGARIAGPKPPSASGF; encoded by the coding sequence ATGTCGGGGGTATCGAAGCGGCTGGTGACGGCCGCGGCGGCGGTCCTGGGGAGCCTGGTGACGGCGGCGCCGGCATCGGCCGCGCCGTCGATCGACTGGACGCCGTGCGCGGACGCGCCCGGGGTGGAGTGCGGCGCGGTGACCGTGCCGATCGACTGGGCGCACCCGGACCGGGGCACGGCGAGCATCTCCCTCGCCCGGCGCAAAGCGACGGATCCGCGGGCGCGCATCGGGTCGGTCCTGATGGACCCGGGCGGTCCCGGCGGGGCGGGCGCCGGCGAGGTCAAGGGCGGCTGGTCGTTGTCGCCGGAGATCACCCAGCGCTTCGACACCGTGGGCTTCGACCCGCGCGGCATCGGCGGCAGCACGCAGATCAAGTGCGGGCTCGACGAGGTCATCGCCGACCACCCGGAGGTCCCGCACAACCAGGCCGAGTTCGACCAGCTCGCGGCGTACAACCGGAAGCTCGGCGAAAGCTGTAACCGGCTTTCCGGGCCGCTGGGGCAATTCGCCGACACCGAGAGCGTCGCGCGGGACATGGACGCCATCCGCGCCGCGCTCGGCGAGAAGAAGCTGACGTACTACGGGGTTTCCTACGGCACGCTGATGGGCCAGCAGTACGCCGAGCTGTTCCCGGACAAGGTCCGCGCGCTCGTGCTCGACAGCAACATGGACCACTCGCAGTTCACGGCGTCCGGGTTCCTCGACAGCGAAACGCGGTCGCTGCAAGCGGAGTTCGGCGAGTTCGTGAAGTGGTGCGGCCGGACGCCGAGCTGCGCACTGCACGGCCGGGACGTCTCGAAGCTGACGCGCGACCTGCAGGACAAGGCCGCGCGCGGGGAGCTGAAGGACCCGCGAAGCGAGGAGGTCATCACCCCGCTTTCGCTGTCGTCGATCATCCAGGGCTCCTTCTACGGCCCGAGCTGGGATCGGCTGGCCACGGTCCTCAAGTCCTTCGCGGACGGAACGCCGCCGGCCGCGTCGGTGCGGCTGAAGGACGACATCCCGGTCAACACCGTGTTCCAGAGCGTGTTCTGCGACGACTGGCGCCTGCCGGTGCACAGCTACGCGGAACTCGAGGCCTACCGGCGGACGGCCGCGGCCTTCGCGCCGGACGTCAAGGTCAACTCCCTGGGCTGGCAGGCGGTCACGGCGTGCATCGGCTGGCCGAACCGGACCAGCAACCCGCAGCACCCGCTGCAGGTGCACGGCGCGCCGCCGCTGCTGATGCTGAGCAGCGAGTACGACCCGGCGACGCCGTACGCGTGGTCGCAGGCCGCGGCCCGGCAGAGCGGCAGCACGCTGCTCACCTACGACGGCTGGGGCCACGGCGCGTACGGCAAGAACAGCCCGTGCGTGATCAAGGCGACCGACGACTACCTG
- a CDS encoding winged helix-turn-helix transcriptional regulator, with protein MKRTSFAQWPCSIARTMDLLGDWWTPLVLRDAFYGVRRFDEFQQALGIARNTLADRLKRLVDEGLLEKVAYQTEPVRYDYVLTEKGRDFYPVLLAMTRWGDKWLSSEAGPPITVHHAACGHDTHAEIVCAECREPMTPDDTRMRRGPGFPPRLAQRPDVEARFARQE; from the coding sequence ATGAAACGGACCTCGTTCGCGCAGTGGCCGTGCTCGATCGCGCGCACCATGGACCTGCTCGGCGACTGGTGGACCCCGCTGGTGCTGCGCGACGCCTTCTACGGCGTCCGCCGCTTCGACGAGTTCCAGCAGGCGCTCGGCATCGCGCGCAACACCCTCGCCGACCGGCTCAAGCGGCTGGTCGACGAAGGCCTGCTCGAGAAGGTCGCCTACCAGACCGAGCCGGTGCGCTACGACTACGTCCTCACCGAGAAGGGCCGCGACTTCTACCCCGTGCTGCTCGCGATGACGCGCTGGGGCGACAAGTGGCTTTCGAGCGAGGCCGGCCCGCCGATCACCGTGCACCACGCCGCCTGCGGGCACGACACGCACGCCGAAATCGTCTGCGCGGAGTGCCGCGAGCCGATGACGCCGGACGACACCCGGATGCGCCGCGGCCCGGGCTTCCCGCCGCGCCTGGCGCAGCGCCCGGACGTCGAAGCGCGGTTCGCCCGGCAGGAGTGA
- a CDS encoding LLM class flavin-dependent oxidoreductase, whose protein sequence is MKTATTVEFSRDTRTTLDFVLEAEKLGLDVCWVAEAWGSDAPSALGYLAARTDRIRLGSGIIQLGTRTPVAIAQAALTLADLSGGRFALGLGPSGPQVIEGLHGVPFAKPLTRMRETVEIIRQAFAGEKISFSGKAFDVPLPGEARPMRLSTAPNPDIPIYLATLSPKLLELTGEVADGWLGTSFVPEGADAYFGPLDAGLAKSGRTRADIDVCQGAEVAFADNEDELRVMVGSRKKELAFSLGGMGSATTNFYNDAYSRQGWADVAAEVRERWQAGDRDGATALVTDEMVLGTTLIGTEEMVRARLGVWRDTGIDTVRLYPAGETLDARLTTLGRALELI, encoded by the coding sequence ATGAAGACCGCGACGACGGTCGAGTTCTCCCGGGACACGCGCACGACGCTGGACTTCGTGCTGGAGGCGGAAAAACTCGGCCTCGACGTCTGCTGGGTCGCCGAAGCCTGGGGCTCGGACGCGCCGTCCGCGCTCGGCTACCTCGCCGCCCGCACCGACCGCATCCGGCTCGGCTCGGGCATCATCCAGCTCGGCACGCGCACGCCGGTCGCGATCGCGCAGGCCGCGCTGACGCTGGCCGACCTCTCCGGCGGCCGGTTCGCCCTGGGGCTGGGCCCGTCCGGGCCACAGGTGATCGAAGGGCTCCACGGCGTCCCGTTCGCGAAGCCGTTGACGCGGATGCGCGAGACCGTCGAAATCATCCGCCAGGCTTTCGCGGGGGAGAAGATTTCGTTCTCCGGCAAGGCGTTCGACGTGCCGCTGCCCGGTGAAGCCCGGCCGATGCGACTGTCCACCGCCCCGAACCCGGACATCCCGATCTACCTCGCGACGCTGTCGCCGAAACTCCTCGAGCTGACCGGCGAGGTCGCGGACGGCTGGCTCGGCACCAGCTTCGTCCCCGAAGGAGCCGACGCCTACTTCGGCCCTCTCGACGCCGGGCTCGCGAAGTCGGGCCGCACGCGCGCGGACATCGACGTCTGCCAAGGCGCCGAAGTCGCCTTCGCGGACAACGAGGACGAGCTGCGCGTGATGGTCGGCAGCCGCAAGAAGGAGCTGGCCTTCAGCCTCGGCGGCATGGGCTCGGCCACCACGAACTTCTACAACGACGCCTACAGCCGGCAGGGCTGGGCGGACGTCGCCGCCGAGGTCCGCGAGCGCTGGCAGGCCGGTGACCGCGACGGCGCGACCGCCCTCGTCACCGACGAGATGGTGCTCGGCACGACGCTGATCGGCACCGAAGAAATGGTCCGCGCCCGGCTGGGCGTCTGGCGCGACACCGGCATCGACACCGTCCGGCTCTACCCGGCCGGCGAAACCCTCGACGCGCGTCTCACGACGCTCGGCCGCGCACTGGAGCTGATATGA
- a CDS encoding FGGY-family carbohydrate kinase: protein MTGLLLGVDIGTAGSKGVLVDPGGAVLARSVREHTVSTPRPGWFEHDAETVWWADFTGIVADLLRAAEGRPLAGLGVSGIGPCLLPADAGGTPLRPAILYGVDTRASAEIAALNEELGADEILARGGSPLTSQAVGPKVRWLARHEPDVFARTEKLLMASSFLVHRLTGRYVLDHHSASQCTPMYDLVAGGWADDWAERVAPGLPLPELLWPTEVAGEVTAAASALTGLPVGLPVTAGTVDAWAEATSVGVREPGDVMVMYGTTMFLVQVLTEPRPHPGLWGTRGVVPGSFTLAAGMATSGAVTGWLRKLVGASFADLVDEAASVPAGSRGLLALPYFAGERTPLFDPDARGVLAGLTTSHGRAELYRAVLEGIAYGVRHNLEAMAAAGGAAGRLVAVGGGTKGGLWTRIVSDVTGLPQQIPAETIGACLGDALLAAEAVGMDASRGNPIAATVTPDAGNRARYEEFYRHYRALYETTAETAHFLAAQQRAATV, encoded by the coding sequence ATGACGGGACTGCTGCTCGGCGTGGACATCGGCACGGCAGGCTCGAAGGGCGTGCTGGTCGACCCCGGTGGCGCGGTGCTCGCCCGGTCGGTCCGCGAACACACCGTCTCGACACCGCGTCCGGGCTGGTTCGAGCACGACGCCGAAACGGTCTGGTGGGCGGACTTCACCGGCATCGTCGCCGATCTGCTGCGCGCCGCCGAAGGACGGCCGCTCGCCGGGCTCGGGGTCAGCGGGATCGGGCCGTGCCTCCTCCCGGCCGATGCCGGCGGCACGCCGTTGCGGCCGGCGATCCTCTACGGCGTCGACACCCGTGCGAGCGCGGAGATCGCCGCACTGAACGAAGAGCTCGGCGCGGACGAGATCCTGGCCCGCGGGGGATCGCCGCTGACCAGCCAAGCGGTCGGGCCGAAGGTGCGGTGGCTCGCGCGGCACGAGCCGGATGTCTTCGCACGCACCGAGAAGCTGCTGATGGCGAGCTCTTTCCTGGTGCACCGGCTGACCGGCCGGTACGTCCTCGACCACCACTCGGCGAGCCAGTGCACGCCGATGTACGACCTCGTGGCCGGCGGCTGGGCCGACGACTGGGCCGAGCGCGTCGCGCCGGGGCTGCCGCTGCCGGAACTGCTGTGGCCGACGGAAGTCGCGGGCGAGGTCACCGCGGCGGCGTCCGCGCTGACGGGGCTGCCCGTGGGGCTGCCGGTGACGGCGGGGACGGTCGACGCCTGGGCCGAGGCGACGAGTGTCGGCGTTCGCGAGCCCGGTGACGTCATGGTGATGTACGGGACGACGATGTTCCTCGTCCAGGTGCTGACCGAACCGCGCCCGCATCCCGGCCTGTGGGGCACGCGCGGGGTCGTCCCGGGCAGCTTCACGCTGGCGGCGGGCATGGCGACGTCCGGTGCGGTGACCGGCTGGCTGCGAAAACTCGTCGGGGCGTCGTTCGCGGACCTGGTGGACGAGGCGGCTTCGGTGCCGGCCGGGAGCCGCGGGCTGCTGGCGTTGCCGTACTTCGCGGGGGAGCGGACGCCGCTGTTCGACCCGGACGCGCGGGGTGTGCTCGCCGGACTGACGACGTCACACGGCCGGGCCGAGCTCTACCGCGCGGTGCTGGAGGGGATCGCCTACGGCGTGCGGCACAACCTCGAGGCGATGGCGGCCGCGGGTGGTGCGGCCGGGCGGCTGGTCGCGGTCGGCGGCGGGACGAAGGGCGGGTTGTGGACGCGCATCGTCTCGGACGTGACCGGGCTGCCGCAGCAGATCCCGGCGGAGACGATCGGCGCGTGCCTCGGGGATGCGCTGCTCGCGGCCGAGGCGGTGGGGATGGACGCCTCGCGCGGGAACCCGATCGCCGCGACGGTGACGCCGGACGCGGGGAACCGGGCGCGGTACGAGGAGTTCTACCGGCACTACCGGGCGTTGTACGAGACGACGGCGGAGACGGCGCACTTCCTGGCGGCCCAGCAGCGCGCGGCGACGGTCTGA
- a CDS encoding GNAT family N-acetyltransferase: protein MLTVVPVDQASWADLQAIFGDRGDPARCRCQYFKETPAQWKSGTAQGRAERFRAQTAEHVTGLVAFLDGEPAGWCAVEPRTAYPHLLGSRVVWAGRDQDPADDSVWAVTCFVTRKGFRRRGVSAALAQAVPGFARGRGARAVEGYPMLVAPGQKVAWPAELFVGTAGIFADAGFTEVSRPTARRVVMRLTC, encoded by the coding sequence ATGCTGACCGTCGTACCCGTCGACCAGGCGTCCTGGGCGGACCTGCAGGCGATCTTCGGCGACCGCGGCGACCCGGCCCGCTGCCGGTGCCAGTACTTCAAGGAGACGCCCGCGCAGTGGAAGTCGGGGACCGCTCAGGGGCGCGCCGAGCGGTTCCGTGCCCAGACCGCGGAGCACGTGACCGGGCTCGTCGCCTTCCTCGACGGCGAGCCCGCCGGGTGGTGCGCGGTCGAACCGCGCACCGCCTACCCGCACCTGCTCGGCAGTCGCGTCGTCTGGGCCGGGCGCGACCAGGACCCGGCCGACGACAGCGTCTGGGCGGTGACCTGCTTCGTCACCCGCAAGGGCTTCCGGCGCCGCGGGGTGAGCGCCGCGCTGGCGCAGGCGGTCCCGGGCTTCGCGCGCGGGCGCGGGGCTCGCGCGGTCGAGGGTTATCCGATGCTGGTCGCTCCCGGGCAGAAGGTCGCCTGGCCCGCCGAACTGTTCGTCGGTACGGCCGGGATCTTCGCCGACGCGGGCTTCACCGAGGTGAGCCGTCCGACCGCCCGGCGGGTCGTCATGCGGCTGACCTGCTGA
- a CDS encoding DUF2550 family protein: MLDAVIEGLLGLLDGAISDRRTRRRAEKRRAGFADGADVKMRCSLRRPADSGTWTHGTLRPAADGVVWRARLNRDEPIALSPRTVSWAGSRPAGREDRLAIPTAMEVVTLDDGGSRLELAVLTSDLTALREILGTRRK; the protein is encoded by the coding sequence ATGCTCGACGCTGTCATCGAAGGCCTGCTCGGCTTGCTCGATGGCGCGATCTCCGACCGGAGAACGCGCAGGAGAGCCGAGAAACGCCGAGCCGGGTTCGCCGACGGCGCGGACGTCAAGATGCGCTGCTCGCTGCGCCGGCCCGCCGACTCCGGTACGTGGACGCACGGCACCCTGCGGCCGGCCGCGGACGGCGTCGTCTGGCGGGCCCGCCTGAACCGCGACGAGCCGATCGCCCTTTCCCCGCGTACCGTTTCGTGGGCCGGTTCGCGGCCCGCGGGCCGAGAGGACCGATTGGCCATCCCCACCGCGATGGAGGTGGTCACGCTCGACGACGGCGGCAGCCGCCTCGAGCTAGCCGTCTTGACCAGTGATCTGACCGCGCTCCGGGAAATTCTCGGCACCCGCCGGAAGTAA
- a CDS encoding MDR family MFS transporter: MTAPPIPRTVWIASGVMALGGFLGNMDGSIVAVGLESMRLRLGVSLIEIQWVATAFLLGLSAALPLTPWLVKKLGAGRLWLWALAAFLLTSVACALAPDAITLIAFRTVQGMATGVMVTAGQTVIGLAVGPERLGRTMGTLGLVVGLAPVVGPSVGGFLLAHFSWPVLFWLNLPIGLVAFGLALRYVPRGERGQPPKLDWPGLTLISLGLPLLVYTLTELDAVFAAVGVLALAVFVRRSLRVPHPVLDLRLAARPVMGSALASVLLAGAGMFGAVLLLPLWFQVRLGAGPAEAGVLLAPMGLATTVFVLVAGRLTDRYGGGTVSLTGSLVVLASTVPLPWLGPDTPTWLVQALLVVRGAGLGLSIMPASTAAYASVRAAELGHATALVNIVMRVGGAAGGAACVIVLSRGLTAGPATGFGWAFGVLGVVCALGVVATARLRRAERSSTVDVTR; this comes from the coding sequence ATGACCGCTCCTCCCATCCCCCGCACCGTCTGGATCGCCTCCGGCGTCATGGCCCTCGGCGGCTTCCTCGGCAACATGGACGGTTCGATCGTCGCGGTCGGACTGGAGTCGATGAGACTGCGGCTCGGGGTCAGCCTCATCGAAATCCAATGGGTGGCGACCGCGTTCCTGCTCGGCCTCTCGGCGGCACTCCCGCTGACGCCGTGGCTGGTGAAGAAGCTCGGCGCCGGAAGGCTGTGGCTGTGGGCACTGGCGGCGTTCCTCCTCACGTCGGTGGCCTGCGCCCTGGCGCCGGACGCGATCACGCTCATCGCGTTCCGCACGGTGCAGGGCATGGCCACCGGCGTCATGGTCACCGCCGGGCAGACCGTGATCGGGCTCGCCGTCGGACCGGAACGGCTCGGCCGCACCATGGGCACGCTGGGCCTGGTCGTCGGGCTGGCGCCGGTCGTCGGGCCGAGCGTCGGCGGGTTCCTGCTCGCGCACTTCTCGTGGCCGGTGCTGTTCTGGCTCAACCTGCCGATCGGCCTGGTCGCGTTCGGCCTGGCGCTGCGGTACGTGCCGCGCGGCGAACGCGGGCAGCCACCCAAGCTCGACTGGCCCGGGCTGACCTTGATCTCGCTCGGCCTGCCGCTGCTGGTCTACACGCTCACCGAACTCGACGCCGTGTTCGCGGCCGTCGGCGTCCTCGCGCTCGCGGTGTTCGTCCGGCGCTCGCTGCGCGTCCCGCATCCGGTGCTGGACCTGCGGCTGGCCGCGCGGCCCGTCATGGGTTCGGCGCTGGCGTCGGTCCTGCTGGCCGGCGCCGGGATGTTCGGCGCGGTCCTGCTGCTACCTCTGTGGTTCCAGGTCCGGCTCGGCGCCGGACCGGCCGAGGCCGGCGTCCTCCTCGCGCCGATGGGCCTGGCCACCACGGTGTTCGTGCTCGTGGCCGGGCGGCTGACGGACCGCTACGGCGGCGGCACCGTCTCGCTCACCGGGTCACTGGTGGTGCTGGCGAGCACCGTCCCGCTGCCGTGGCTCGGCCCGGACACGCCGACGTGGCTGGTCCAGGCGTTGCTCGTGGTCCGCGGTGCGGGGCTGGGACTGTCGATCATGCCCGCGTCGACGGCGGCCTACGCCTCGGTCCGCGCGGCCGAACTGGGCCACGCGACGGCGTTGGTCAACATCGTGATGCGCGTGGGTGGCGCGGCCGGCGGCGCGGCGTGCGTGATCGTGCTGTCCCGCGGCCTCACCGCCGGCCCGGCGACCGGGTTCGGCTGGGCGTTCGGGGTGCTGGGGGTCGTCTGCGCGCTCGGCGTGGTGGCCACCGCCCGGCTCCGGCGCGCCGAGCGTTCGTCCACAGTGGACGTCACGAGGTGA
- a CDS encoding TetR/AcrR family transcriptional regulator, with protein MPRQRDVGAQRELLSNAVWQVLADDGLPGLTLRAVAERAGCTTGLVLHTFPTKKALLLHARDLLYERTAVRADGAEAASTDAFGALEAVLGQAVDLPHGQHDESRVWVGFLAAALADEDLAERHRAANHSFLTRIRRLIAAYRPEWTDERLELTTKSLVALVEGLNVLAAADPAGYPARVQQEALAAALSALG; from the coding sequence GTGCCGAGACAGCGTGACGTGGGGGCGCAGCGGGAGCTGCTGTCGAACGCGGTGTGGCAGGTGCTCGCCGATGACGGCCTGCCGGGGCTGACGCTGCGCGCGGTCGCCGAGCGCGCCGGCTGCACGACCGGCCTGGTGCTGCACACGTTCCCGACGAAGAAAGCCTTGCTGCTGCACGCGCGTGACCTGCTCTACGAGCGCACCGCCGTCCGCGCGGACGGCGCCGAAGCCGCGAGCACCGACGCGTTCGGAGCGCTGGAAGCGGTGCTCGGCCAGGCGGTCGACCTGCCGCACGGCCAGCACGACGAGTCCCGCGTCTGGGTCGGCTTCCTCGCGGCGGCCCTGGCCGACGAAGACCTGGCCGAACGTCACCGCGCGGCGAACCACTCGTTCCTGACGCGGATCCGCCGGCTGATCGCGGCCTACCGTCCGGAGTGGACGGACGAGCGGCTCGAGCTGACGACGAAGAGCCTGGTGGCGCTGGTCGAAGGCCTGAACGTGCTGGCCGCGGCCGATCCGGCGGGCTACCCGGCGCGGGTGCAGCAGGAGGCGCTGGCGGCGGCCCTGAGCGCGCTCGGCTAG
- a CDS encoding cupin domain-containing protein: MVTMNPIDLNEVLASFDAAWSPRIVTRVNDYDIRLARFDGEHVWHVHEDTDEFFLVLDGEIEIGVRDPDERVVTLARGQVFVVPKGTFHKPSSKAGASVLLVEPAGTLSVGDEHDEVPDHVDVTTGHLV, from the coding sequence ATGGTGACCATGAACCCGATCGACCTGAACGAAGTCCTGGCGAGCTTCGACGCCGCCTGGAGCCCGCGGATCGTCACCCGCGTGAACGACTACGACATCCGCCTCGCGCGCTTCGACGGCGAGCACGTCTGGCACGTCCACGAGGACACCGACGAGTTCTTCCTGGTCCTCGACGGCGAGATCGAGATCGGCGTGCGCGACCCGGACGAGCGCGTGGTGACGCTGGCGCGCGGCCAGGTGTTCGTGGTGCCGAAGGGGACGTTCCACAAGCCGTCGTCGAAGGCGGGCGCGAGCGTGCTCCTGGTGGAGCCGGCGGGGACGCTCTCGGTCGGCGACGAGCACGACGAAGTGCCGGACCACGTCGACGTCACCACCGGCCACCTGGTCTAG
- a CDS encoding SRPBCC family protein, which yields MEWTGARYADKPTAEVSTWIDAAPEDVWPVVSDIELMPSLSPELQSVEWCEAGRTFIGRSKHDAFGEWETTSYVVECEEPRVFAWAVADPAEPSAVWRFTLEPDNGGTRLSQWMQMGPGRSGLSFAIDRMPEKEQKIVFVRLREFEAAMTGNLAAIKDRIESR from the coding sequence ATGGAGTGGACAGGCGCACGGTATGCGGACAAGCCGACGGCCGAGGTCTCGACCTGGATCGACGCCGCGCCGGAGGACGTCTGGCCGGTCGTCTCCGACATCGAGCTGATGCCTTCGCTGAGCCCCGAACTGCAGTCCGTCGAATGGTGCGAGGCCGGTCGCACGTTCATCGGCCGCAGCAAGCACGACGCGTTCGGCGAGTGGGAGACGACGTCGTACGTCGTCGAGTGCGAAGAGCCGCGCGTCTTCGCGTGGGCCGTCGCGGACCCGGCCGAGCCGAGCGCGGTCTGGCGGTTCACCCTCGAACCGGACAACGGCGGCACGCGGCTTTCGCAGTGGATGCAGATGGGGCCGGGCCGGTCCGGGCTGTCGTTCGCCATCGACCGCATGCCCGAGAAGGAGCAGAAGATCGTCTTCGTGCGGCTGCGGGAGTTCGAAGCCGCGATGACCGGCAACCTCGCCGCGATCAAGGACCGGATCGAAAGCCGATGA